A region from the Natronomonas salsuginis genome encodes:
- the gpmI gene encoding 2,3-bisphosphoglycerate-independent phosphoglycerate mutase, translated as MKAALVILDGWGLGDGGESDAVSAAETPVFDRLRESGAFGTLETHGRRVGLPEGQMGNSEVGHLNIGAGRVVKQDSTRVTDDIAAGAFADNEAIGGAFDHASAHGGRVHFIGLVSDGGVHSYQAHLHALIELAAGRGVNAVTHAFTDGRDTAPKSGADFLADLEATVAEHGTGDVATVCGRYYAMDRDRNWERTRRAYDAIVHREAPYRADSAVDAVEAAYERGETDEYVEPTVVGDDAAALSDGDAVVFFNFRADRARQLTRLLADVDPEWPFETDPRAVELVTMTEYDETFDLPVAYPPLAPERTLGEALAEAGLTQLRAAESEKYAHVTYFFNGGRETAFEGERREIVDSPDVPTYDRKPEMSAAELTDVVIDAIERNDPDVLVLNYANPDMVGHTGDFDAAVAAVEAIDTQLGRLERAVREAGGHLFVTADHGNADDMGTPEHPHTAHTTNPVPFVYLASDGTDGGRTVRAGGTLADIAPTVLSTIGVAIPEAMSGESLLE; from the coding sequence ATGAAAGCCGCGCTTGTGATCCTCGACGGCTGGGGCCTCGGCGACGGCGGCGAGAGCGACGCCGTCTCGGCCGCCGAGACGCCGGTGTTCGATCGACTCCGCGAATCGGGGGCCTTCGGAACGCTCGAAACGCACGGGAGACGCGTCGGCCTCCCCGAGGGCCAGATGGGCAACAGCGAGGTCGGCCACCTCAACATCGGTGCCGGCCGCGTCGTCAAACAGGACTCTACGCGAGTGACGGACGACATCGCCGCCGGCGCCTTCGCCGACAACGAGGCGATCGGCGGGGCGTTCGACCACGCGAGCGCCCACGGCGGTCGGGTGCATTTCATTGGGCTCGTGAGCGACGGCGGCGTCCACTCGTATCAAGCACACCTACACGCGCTGATCGAACTCGCTGCTGGGCGAGGCGTCAATGCGGTGACGCACGCGTTCACCGACGGGCGCGATACGGCACCGAAGAGCGGAGCCGACTTCCTCGCCGACCTCGAGGCGACAGTGGCCGAGCACGGGACGGGAGACGTCGCCACGGTCTGTGGCCGCTACTACGCGATGGACCGGGACCGAAACTGGGAACGGACGAGGCGCGCGTACGACGCAATTGTCCATCGAGAGGCACCGTACCGCGCAGATTCGGCGGTCGACGCCGTCGAAGCCGCGTACGAGCGGGGCGAGACGGACGAGTACGTCGAGCCGACGGTGGTCGGTGACGACGCGGCCGCGCTTTCGGACGGCGACGCGGTCGTCTTCTTCAACTTTCGAGCAGATCGGGCCCGACAACTCACCCGGCTGCTCGCGGACGTCGACCCCGAGTGGCCTTTCGAGACGGACCCGCGCGCGGTCGAACTCGTCACGATGACCGAGTACGACGAGACGTTCGATCTTCCCGTCGCGTACCCGCCGCTCGCACCCGAGCGGACGCTCGGTGAAGCGCTCGCCGAGGCCGGACTGACGCAGCTTCGGGCCGCCGAGTCTGAGAAGTACGCCCACGTAACGTACTTTTTTAACGGCGGGCGCGAGACGGCCTTCGAGGGCGAGCGGCGTGAGATCGTCGACAGCCCCGACGTCCCGACGTACGACCGGAAACCGGAGATGTCGGCCGCTGAACTGACCGACGTCGTGATCGACGCGATCGAGCGAAACGATCCGGACGTGCTCGTGTTGAACTACGCCAACCCCGACATGGTCGGCCACACGGGCGACTTCGACGCCGCCGTCGCCGCCGTCGAGGCGATCGATACGCAGCTCGGCCGCCTCGAGCGCGCCGTCCGTGAGGCGGGCGGGCACCTCTTCGTCACCGCCGACCACGGCAACGCCGACGACATGGGAACGCCCGAGCACCCACACACCGCGCACACGACAAATCCGGTCCCGTTCGTCTACCTCGCGAGCGACGGCACGGACGGCGGCCGAACGGTTAGAGCGGGCGGGACGCTCGCCGACATCGCGCCGACAGTCCTGTCGACAATCGGCGTCGCGATCCCCGAGGCGATGAGTGGGGAGTCGCTGCTCGAATGA
- a CDS encoding SWIM zinc finger family protein yields MTASRPLNFTAEREQETTSFERADPTASLIEQRSPQSWTVSLPDGDGTHHVTLIQDYGVYIGRCTCEGFQYNEGPCAHLCTIRKADTIGYPDVNGTPVSIERVNRDLDDELADHHDDMETVRADGARRIRR; encoded by the coding sequence ATGACCGCGAGCCGCCCGCTCAACTTCACCGCCGAACGCGAGCAGGAGACGACGAGCTTCGAGCGCGCCGATCCGACGGCCTCGCTCATCGAGCAGCGATCACCGCAGTCGTGGACCGTCTCACTTCCCGACGGCGACGGCACCCATCACGTCACTCTCATTCAAGACTACGGCGTTTACATCGGCCGCTGTACCTGCGAGGGCTTTCAGTACAACGAGGGACCGTGCGCCCATCTCTGCACGATCAGGAAGGCCGATACGATCGGCTACCCCGACGTGAACGGAACCCCCGTCAGCATCGAGCGGGTCAACCGCGATCTCGACGACGAGCTTGCCGACCACCACGACGACATGGAGACGGTCCGCGCCGACGGCGCCCGGAGGATCCGCCGGTGA
- a CDS encoding FxsA family protein → MYLRLIGLFLLVPLVDVLLLVVLATGLGPVTLGPAATVAIVVLTALLGLLLVRAEGRHTVRKIQRQLAQGEPPTNALLDGAFLLVAGALMLTPGLITDLIGLLLVLPPTRYPIRLVVKRYVVTPYLDGKTGGFATGNVYIGGFPSGDGEGGGFQGGFGGASGPGAGPNAGRSDGAETVDMGEDDYEFEDVSDDGYADDDDSDAESTGDGFSRR, encoded by the coding sequence ATGTACCTGCGGCTCATCGGGCTTTTCCTGCTCGTCCCGCTCGTGGACGTCTTGTTGCTCGTCGTCCTCGCGACGGGGCTGGGACCGGTCACCCTCGGCCCTGCGGCGACGGTCGCGATCGTCGTTCTGACCGCGTTGCTCGGACTGCTCTTGGTCCGCGCGGAGGGTCGACACACGGTTCGAAAGATTCAGCGCCAACTCGCCCAAGGGGAGCCGCCGACGAACGCGCTGCTCGACGGCGCGTTCCTCCTCGTCGCCGGGGCGTTGATGCTCACTCCTGGACTGATCACCGACCTGATCGGACTGCTCTTGGTGCTCCCCCCGACGCGCTACCCGATCCGACTGGTCGTCAAGCGCTACGTTGTGACGCCGTACCTCGACGGCAAAACCGGTGGCTTCGCAACCGGCAACGTCTACATCGGCGGCTTTCCGAGCGGCGACGGCGAAGGCGGCGGCTTTCAGGGCGGTTTCGGCGGCGCATCGGGGCCCGGCGCTGGCCCCAACGCGGGACGCTCTGACGGCGCGGAGACGGTCGACATGGGCGAGGACGACTACGAATTCGAGGACGTCTCGGACGATGGATACGCCGACGACGACGATTCCGACGCCGAGTCCACCGGCGACGGATTCTCCCGGCGATAA